A part of Tachysurus vachellii isolate PV-2020 chromosome 4, HZAU_Pvac_v1, whole genome shotgun sequence genomic DNA contains:
- the ttll3 gene encoding tubulin monoglycylase TTLL3, translated as MNKLKTDADDPQHSSMHQHTPGSPLQARVRGSRVSFPVIHIDRLRAAKALVNKAVKEKKVFSIEGPYPVIRAALRARGWVERRLPRQCTQAHRHGDHDAEVTDEIDSSHDEGNRLDNRGQDRDKEDDADDMCKLMSRLVNNEMTYFYWTTKRDEVDYLSLKKDQMTNHYAKTGSFTTKVGLCMSLRNLQWFDSTDPDTFFPRCYRLGAEDEKQAFTDDYRRTACTSLLRYVVERAGGGGENDRTSEIDQVKQPQGLETLKPQSKQRIGVGLIKTALRVCQEYLNNLEHCDIDISLETPPTLSEQQWTNFLHSYYLVIHDGVILEGCTTFAKRCQSMLARMQKVCSQLETDGVNNIWIIKPGAKSRGRGIVCMNRLDEILGLVDSDPSLTKDSKWVVQKYVERPLLIHGTKFDLRQWFLVTDWNPLTVWFYQECYLRFSTQLYSTHRLDSSVHLCNNSIQKYFQPSAGRDPSLPTESMWSSDEFRSWLSTSGRGGLWEEVVLPGMRRAVIQTLLTAQDSVEPRKASFELYGADFLLGCDLKPWLLEVNVSPTMSCSTAVTARLCPAVQEDTLRVVLDRGYGRNPDTGGFQLIYKQALVEVPPYLGVRLLVEGAHIRRPRSSRAKALIRYHYKSIHKSRRVPQTHTRPSSKENQHEEAQRIRPPVSTRKLTVERGLTLQPLLEKRLLRPVLPSSSGLPLKPSDSHHLHTSHIHAHRVRIEPTHTHTYTHTHRTQRHLLSLNRLEPSLEIINLQPGVSYKHFYHQKTHTNTHSPLTHTNQVFYPPGVIRLHEYVSLLQRQNSETYRNKGLTTLRKHTSQTD; from the exons ATGAACA AACTGAAGACTGATGCGGATGACCCTCAGCACTCGAGCATGCATCAGCATACACCAG ggTCCCCTCTGCAGGCCAGGGTTCGGGGCAGTCGTGTGAGTTTCCCTGTGATACACATTGACAGACTGAGAGCAGCCAAAGCTCTGGTGAACAAGGCTGTAAAG GAAAAGAAGGTGTTCTCGATTGAGGGGCCGTACCCTGTGATTCGTGCAGCTCTCAGGGCCAGAGGCTGGGTGGAACGTCGGCTGCCTCGCCAATGCACGCAGGCTCATCGCCATGGTGACCACGATGCTGAGGTCACAGATGAGATCGATAGCAGCCACGACGAAGGTAACAGATTGGACA ACCGGGGACAGGACAGAGACAAGGAGGACGACGCTGATGACATGTGCAAGCTCATG TCTCGTCTAGTGAACAATGAAATGACGTATTTCTACTGGACTACGAAGAGAGACGAAGTCGActatctttctttaaaaaaagaccaGATGACGAATCACTACGCAAAAACAGGATCCTTCACCACCAAG GTGGGATTGTGCATGAGTTTGAGGAATCTGCAGTGGTTCGACTCCACGGATCCCGACACATTCTTTCCACGCTGCTACAGACTGGGAGCTGAAGACGAAAAGCAAGCGTTCACTG ATGACTATAGACGTACTGCGTGCACAAGCCTGCTCCGGTATGTTGTAGAGAGAGCTGGAGGGGGAGGGGAGAATGACAGAACGAGTGAAATTGATCAAGTTAAACAGCCTCAGG GTCTGGAAACACTTAAACCACAATCTAAGCAGAGGATTGGAGTTGGATTGATCAAGACGGCACTGCGTGTGTGTCAGGAATATCTAAACAACTTGGAACACTGTGACATAGACATCTCACTGGAAACCCCGCCCACTCTCTCAGAGCAGCAGTGGACAAACTTTCTCCACAGCTACTACCTGGTCATTCA TGATGGTGTGATATTAGAGGGATGTACGACATTTGCAAAGCGCTGTCAGTCCATGCTAGCCCGAATGCAAAAGGTCTGTTCACAGCTGGAGACTGATGGAGTCAATAACATCTGGATCATTAAACCAGGAGCTAAATCAAGAGGAAGGg GTATAGTGTGTATGAACAGGCTGGATGAGATcctgggtttagtggacagcgACCCGTCTCTGACTAAAGACAGTAAGTGGGTGGTGCAGAAGTATGTGGAGCGCCCCCTGCTGATCCACGGCACTAAGTTCGACCTGCGGCAGTGGTTCCTGGTGACGGACTGGAACCCGCTCACCGTATGGTTCTACCAGGAGTGTTATCTGCGGTTCTCCACACAGCTCTACTCCACACACAGACTGGACAG TTCTGTCCACCTCTGCAACAACTCCATTCAGAAATATTTCCAACCGAGTGCAGGTCGTGACCCATCGCTGCCTACAGAGAGCATGTGGTCGTCTGATGAGTTCCGCTCTTGGCTCTCGACTTCAGGACGGGGTGGCCTGTGGGAGGAGGTAGTGCTTCCAGGCATGAGAAGAGCCGTGATCCAGACGCTGTTAACGGCGCAGGACAGTGTGGAGCCACGCAAGGCCAGCTTTGAGCTCTACGGGGCAGACTTTCTCCTGGGGTGTGACCTCAAACCCTGGCTGCTGGAGGTGAATGTTAGCCCAACCATGTCCTGCTCCACGGCCGTCACTGCCCGACTCTGCCCTGCCGTGCAGGAGGACACGCTGCGCGTGGTGTTGGATCGTGGCTATGGCCGCAACCCAGACACCGGAGGCTTTCAGCTTATATACAAGCAG GCATTAGTGGAGGTTCCTCCATATTTAGGTGTCCGCCTTCTAGTAGAAGGAGCTCATATCAGACGTCCGCGTTCCTCCCGAGCTAAAGCATTAATCAGGTATCATTACAAATCTATACACAAATCCAGACGTGTTCCCCAAACTCACACTCGTCCTTCAAGCAAGGAGAACCAGCATGAGGAGGCGCAACGGATCCGGCCACCTGTCTCGACACGGAAGCTCACAGTAGAAAGAGGTTTAACTTTACAGCCTCTGCTGGAGAAAAGACTCCTGAGGCCGGTGTTACCCTCATCCTCAGGTCTTCCTCTGAAACCTTCTGACAGTCATCACCTTCatacctcacacatacacgcacatcgTGTACGCATAgagccgacacacacacatacttacactcacactcataggACCCAAAGACACCTGCTCTCTCTGAACCGACTGGAACCTTCGCTTGAGATTATCAATCTACAACCTGGAGTCTCCTACAAGCACTTTTACcaccagaaaacacacacaaacacacacagtcctctcacacacaccaaccaggTGTTTTACCCTCCAGGTGTTATACGCCTCCACGAGTACGTTTCACTGCTCCAGCGGCAAAACTCTGAGACTTACAGAAACAAGGGACTCACAACTCTGAGAAAGCACACAAGCcaaacagattaa